One window from the genome of Vespula pensylvanica isolate Volc-1 chromosome 19, ASM1446617v1, whole genome shotgun sequence encodes:
- the LOC122635712 gene encoding Bardet-Biedl syndrome 7 protein homolog isoform X1 — protein sequence MTIALSRVDYVSVGVTSRGTTRILPPTDPKQTQKFVVGDHDGILQVFGMKKGELQALFKSLPGPKINKMILGGSMETARDKIFVAYGNSVKGFTKKGKLFLDFDTSLLDPISALYVLGPNLAACARDLYHRYYDCKDADSYLAGEILHDVVLLPGDNSMVYAILACGDCAVRVLHGTMRPTVLRLPSIPTVLAVYREKEVESTERILLGTIDGRVGLLNLQGNKTLRITWLINSMGSEVTSLDTFELQDGMDILIGRQDGIVEVFTFPDEDTSPCLRYRYNAGESISTVIGGIIGAIGYPEVLVTTYSGRIFGLTTKPPGLLEAGQSDTVIAKLKLEIHQLEEKLVEERETTNFTADPLAPLILAVKHRMALHEEDASYSLSVELDTSIDNILIQSNTPIVLLDVENNSAVVSLSMCNPKEGNFVLATYRCQINTNRLEMRLRTIEGQPGTLQIYVTSQVQPKCCRRISIPIYALSLHKRQHIDDADTLPEGPFNELRLSGSFTIAEMHAWLSLVLPDVPERPHLYENDAILTYKSSFIGTILKCRYKLVFNGFQFVIDISFISSFNYRKGNAIFSGENISSIIILRDILTREATKRKIKLEVFCDVAVGSISRVLELIRPQLDAVHELIEKIKILDVLEEFELKTNPKENLCSQYQDLIANEQNIRSQLAKDPEILNRLHGVITDLYVDWERAKGARRINSKFAAEKLNDSLESRDFLQLLQIFTGNAIPT from the exons aTGACAATAGCACTTTCACGTGTTGATTACGTGTCTGTAGGTGTTACTTCTCGTGGTACAACTAGAATTTTACCTCCAACAGATCCTAAACAAACACAAAAATTTGTTGTTGGTGATCACGATGGTATACTACAAGTTTTTG GAATGAAGAAAGGAGAATTACAAGCATTATTCAAATCTCTACCTGGaccaaaaattaataaaatgattcttGGAGGTTCTATGGAAACTGcgagagataaaatttttgttgcCTATGGAAATTCTGTTAAAGGTTTTacaaaaaaagggaaattGTTTTTGGATTTTGATACGAGTCTGTTAGATCCTATTTCTGCTTT ATATGTGCTTGGTCCAAATCTAGCAGCTTGTGCTCGTGATCTTTATCATAGATATTACGATTGTAAAGATGCAGATTCATATTTAGCCGGAGAGATATTACACGATGTTGTACTCTTACCTGGTGACAATTCTATGGTATATGCTATTCTTGCTTGTGGGGATTGTGCA GTACGTGTTTTACATGGTACTATGAGACCAACAGTTTTAAGATTGCCAAGTATTCCGACGGTGCTTGCCGTATATAG GGAAAAAGAAGTGGAATCAACAGAACGTATTTTGTTAGGAACTATTGATGGTAGAGTTGGTTTACTAAATCTTCAAGGCAACAAAACGTTGAGAATTACTTGGTTAATTAATTCTATGGGATCTGAAGTTACTTCTTTGGACACATTTGAATTACAAGATGGCATGGATATACTTATTGGACGACAAGATGGAATCGTTGAAGTCTTTACATTTCCAGATGAAGATACATCACCGTGTCTACGTTATcgttat aacGCTGGTGAAAGTATTAGCACTGTTATTGGAGGAATTATTGGTGCTATTGGTTATCCTGAAGTTCTTGTTACTACTTACTCTGGTCGAATATTTGGTCTAACTACTAAACCTCCTGGCCTTTTAGAAGCTGGACAAAGCGATACTGTTATAGCAAAATTGAAACTTGAAATACACCAATTGGAAGAAAAACTTGTtgaggaaagagaaactaCTAACTTCACAGCTGATCCTTTAGCACCTTTAATATTGGCTGTGAAACATAG aaTGGCTTTACACGAAGAAGATGCATCATATTCACTTTCAGTAGAATTGGATACATCAAtagataatattcttatacaATCGAACACGCCAATAGTTTTATTAGatgtagaaaataatagtGCAGTTGTAAGTTTATCTATGTGCAATCCAAAGGAAGGAAACTTTGTACTTGCTACGTATAGATGtcaa atcaaCACCAATCGCCTCGAAATGAgattacgaacgatcgaaggcCAACCAGGTACCTTACAAATTTATGTTACGTCACAG GTGCAGCCAAAATGTTGTCGTAGAATATCAATACCTATATATGCTTTATCTTTACATAAAAGACAACACATAGACGATGCAGATACATTACCAGAAGGACCTTTCAACGAATTAAGATTGAGCGGTAGTTTTACGATTGCCGAG ATGCATGCGTGGCTTTCTCTCGTATTACCTGACGTTCCTGAAAGACCTCACTTATATGAAAACGACGCTATCTTAACCtataaatcttcttttatcgGAACAATATTGAAGTGTAGATATAAGTTAGTTTTTAATGGTTTTCAATTtgttatagatatatctttcatttcttcatttAATTACAGAAAAGGAAATGCGATATTTTCGGGAGAAAATATATCAAGTATTATAATACTCAGAGATATACTTACAAGGGAAGCTACGAAACGAAAGATCAAGTTAGAAGTATTTTgtg ATGTTGCTGTTGGAAGTATCTCTAGAGTATTGGAACTTATACGACCTCAATTAGATGCTGTCCatgaattaattgaaaaaattaagattttaGATGTTCTTGAAGAATTTGAATTAAAGACAaatccaaaagaaaatttgtgttCACAGTATCAAGATTTAATTGCAAATGAACAAAATATTAGATCACAATTGGCAAAGGATCCTGAAATTTTGAACAGATTACATGGTGTAATAACAGATTTATATGTTGACTGGGAACGAGCAAAAGGAGCTCGAAG aaTTAACAGTAAATTTGCAgcagaaaaattaaatgattcaCTCGAATCAAGAGACTTTCTTCaacttttacaaatttttacggGTAACGCTATTCCCACGTGA
- the LOC122635712 gene encoding Bardet-Biedl syndrome 7 protein homolog isoform X2 — protein MTIALSRVDYVSVGVTSRGTTRILPPTDPKQTQKFVVGDHDGILQVFGMKKGELQALFKSLPGPKINKMILGGSMETARDKIFVAYGNSVKGFTKKGKLFLDFDTSLLDPISALYVLGPNLAACARDLYHRYYDCKDADSYLAGEILHDVVLLPGDNSMVYAILACGDCAVRVLHGTMRPTVLRLPSIPTVLAVYREKEVESTERILLGTIDGRVGLLNLQGNKTLRITWLINSMGSEVTSLDTFELQDGMDILIGRQDGIVEVFTFPDEDTSPCLRYRYNAGESISTVIGGIIGAIGYPEVLVTTYSGRIFGLTTKPPGLLEAGQSDTVIAKLKLEIHQLEEKLVEERETTNFTADPLAPLILAVKHRMALHEEDASYSLSVELDTSIDNILIQSNTPIVLLDVENNSAVVSLSMCNPKEGNFVLATYRCQINTNRLEMRLRTIEGQPGTLQIYVTSQVQPKCCRRISIPIYALSLHKRQHIDDADTLPEGPFNELRLSGSFTIAEMHAWLSLVLPDVPERPHLYENDAILTYKSSFIGTILKCRYKKGNAIFSGENISSIIILRDILTREATKRKIKLEVFCDVAVGSISRVLELIRPQLDAVHELIEKIKILDVLEEFELKTNPKENLCSQYQDLIANEQNIRSQLAKDPEILNRLHGVITDLYVDWERAKGARRINSKFAAEKLNDSLESRDFLQLLQIFTGNAIPT, from the exons aTGACAATAGCACTTTCACGTGTTGATTACGTGTCTGTAGGTGTTACTTCTCGTGGTACAACTAGAATTTTACCTCCAACAGATCCTAAACAAACACAAAAATTTGTTGTTGGTGATCACGATGGTATACTACAAGTTTTTG GAATGAAGAAAGGAGAATTACAAGCATTATTCAAATCTCTACCTGGaccaaaaattaataaaatgattcttGGAGGTTCTATGGAAACTGcgagagataaaatttttgttgcCTATGGAAATTCTGTTAAAGGTTTTacaaaaaaagggaaattGTTTTTGGATTTTGATACGAGTCTGTTAGATCCTATTTCTGCTTT ATATGTGCTTGGTCCAAATCTAGCAGCTTGTGCTCGTGATCTTTATCATAGATATTACGATTGTAAAGATGCAGATTCATATTTAGCCGGAGAGATATTACACGATGTTGTACTCTTACCTGGTGACAATTCTATGGTATATGCTATTCTTGCTTGTGGGGATTGTGCA GTACGTGTTTTACATGGTACTATGAGACCAACAGTTTTAAGATTGCCAAGTATTCCGACGGTGCTTGCCGTATATAG GGAAAAAGAAGTGGAATCAACAGAACGTATTTTGTTAGGAACTATTGATGGTAGAGTTGGTTTACTAAATCTTCAAGGCAACAAAACGTTGAGAATTACTTGGTTAATTAATTCTATGGGATCTGAAGTTACTTCTTTGGACACATTTGAATTACAAGATGGCATGGATATACTTATTGGACGACAAGATGGAATCGTTGAAGTCTTTACATTTCCAGATGAAGATACATCACCGTGTCTACGTTATcgttat aacGCTGGTGAAAGTATTAGCACTGTTATTGGAGGAATTATTGGTGCTATTGGTTATCCTGAAGTTCTTGTTACTACTTACTCTGGTCGAATATTTGGTCTAACTACTAAACCTCCTGGCCTTTTAGAAGCTGGACAAAGCGATACTGTTATAGCAAAATTGAAACTTGAAATACACCAATTGGAAGAAAAACTTGTtgaggaaagagaaactaCTAACTTCACAGCTGATCCTTTAGCACCTTTAATATTGGCTGTGAAACATAG aaTGGCTTTACACGAAGAAGATGCATCATATTCACTTTCAGTAGAATTGGATACATCAAtagataatattcttatacaATCGAACACGCCAATAGTTTTATTAGatgtagaaaataatagtGCAGTTGTAAGTTTATCTATGTGCAATCCAAAGGAAGGAAACTTTGTACTTGCTACGTATAGATGtcaa atcaaCACCAATCGCCTCGAAATGAgattacgaacgatcgaaggcCAACCAGGTACCTTACAAATTTATGTTACGTCACAG GTGCAGCCAAAATGTTGTCGTAGAATATCAATACCTATATATGCTTTATCTTTACATAAAAGACAACACATAGACGATGCAGATACATTACCAGAAGGACCTTTCAACGAATTAAGATTGAGCGGTAGTTTTACGATTGCCGAG ATGCATGCGTGGCTTTCTCTCGTATTACCTGACGTTCCTGAAAGACCTCACTTATATGAAAACGACGCTATCTTAACCtataaatcttcttttatcgGAACAATATTGAAGTGTAGATATAA AAAAGGAAATGCGATATTTTCGGGAGAAAATATATCAAGTATTATAATACTCAGAGATATACTTACAAGGGAAGCTACGAAACGAAAGATCAAGTTAGAAGTATTTTgtg ATGTTGCTGTTGGAAGTATCTCTAGAGTATTGGAACTTATACGACCTCAATTAGATGCTGTCCatgaattaattgaaaaaattaagattttaGATGTTCTTGAAGAATTTGAATTAAAGACAaatccaaaagaaaatttgtgttCACAGTATCAAGATTTAATTGCAAATGAACAAAATATTAGATCACAATTGGCAAAGGATCCTGAAATTTTGAACAGATTACATGGTGTAATAACAGATTTATATGTTGACTGGGAACGAGCAAAAGGAGCTCGAAG aaTTAACAGTAAATTTGCAgcagaaaaattaaatgattcaCTCGAATCAAGAGACTTTCTTCaacttttacaaatttttacggGTAACGCTATTCCCACGTGA
- the LOC122635715 gene encoding uncharacterized protein LOC122635715 — MESTSQVGFTDHHWEQMVHKAVAYQQDFYELLPSWTTCKKDDIKFIKQNIGYAIFGSPLFEKTSDSKDILNFDINNITDDTEINEVIHYSPNAERLINMIFDKIWKHGRRLKDDVINYGIVYNILFRNKINKPSKMNNEEEIIAVPVFKIQHYNDDLQTKSNTNNENIYTVWYIDIKGRLYKSWENYISKNNLPKCTMVFPKNGYYQPNPEYKIISDDSIVWIIIQDSSMCSTQASILSKVNTTINIAGSAATLGLGIATIFTPGSPLIALAGMAAMGVTGIWTIGKSSTELYDRAVHEESISPFNRNALSAWLGIAGSTVGIVLSGTTVLLKKAATAGLQVNRMATVAHDAMVITSISINLIGVGYKSFQILEKFKEQKRVDIEDIIYIGTHLLFFTHSVVNIKFAKQIIELTQGNILNKIETELRKDNLCQHYEFTKKKTDMGVNNDKIIEKDAAIIRWFKTITINDMMSNNNLLTISNCLLSVERGKIKLNGITLLDPILFVAMIGKNLLKKINDCEDQLNTYTDQQTYTLTKLLEKLLSDLYTSRNYSSNEQPCIVPQFRSLIEELKKIDKSENILPFIFNIAVTILRSKNQLEYLVEGCRFVWDYIKINLKETGYQFSTENNSADNNKIMEHLFITIFDAVDLMIQDFFNALQQYIHMMRRTH; from the exons atggAGAGTACATCACAAGTGGGTTTTACAGATCATCATTGG GAACAAATGGTACATAAAGCTGTAGCATATCAACAAGATTTTTACGAATTACTTCCAAGCTGGACCACATGTAAAAAGGATGATATCAAATTCATTAAGCAGAACATAGGATATGCAATATTTGGTTCACCACTTTTTGAAAAAACTTCAGATtctaaagatattttaaattttgatattaataatataaccgATGATACGGAGATAAATGAAGTTATCCATTATAGTCCTAACGCCGAACGccttataaatatgatttttgaTAAGATATGGAAACATGGTAGACGACTTAAAGATGATGTTATAAATTATGGAATCGTATATAACATactttttcgtaataaaataaataaaccatCCAAAATgaacaacgaagaagaaataatagctGTACCTGTATTTAAAATACAACACTACAATGATGATTTACAAACGAAAAGCAatacaaataatgaaaacatttATACTGTTtggtatatagatattaaggGTAGATTATACAAAAGTTgggaaaattatatatcgaagaatAATTTACCAAAATGTACAATGGTCTTTCCAAAAAATGGTTACTATCAACCAAATcctgaatataaaattatttccgaTGATTCTATTGTATGGATTATCATTCAAGACTCTTCTATGTGTTCTACTCAGGCAAGTATTTTATCTAAAGTTAACACTACGATTAATATAGCAGGGAGTGCTGCTACTTTGGGATTAGGAATTGCAACAATCTTTACTCCTGGCTCTCCATTAATTGCTTTGGCAG GAATGGCAGCAATGGGTGTAACTGGTATTTGGACAATTGGGAAATCTTCTACAGAATTATATGATAGAGCGGTACACGAAGAATCTATCAGTCCATTTAATCGAAACGCTTTGTCTGCTTGGCTTGGTATAGCTGGAAGTACTGTGGGAATAGTACTTAGTGGTACTACAGTTCTTTTGAAGAAAGCTGCTACAGCAGGCTTACAAGTCAATCGAATGGCTACGGTAGCGCATGATGCTATGGTAATAACCAGTATATCCATCAACTTGATTGGTGTTGGttataaaagttttcaaattttggaaaagtttaaagaacaaaaaagagttGATATTgaggatattatttatatcggaACTCACCTATTGTTCTTTACGCATTCTGtggtaaatataaaatttgctaAACAAATAATCGAATTAACCCAAGGGAATATATTAAACAAGATTGAAACAGAATTGCGCAAAGACAATTTGTGTCAACATTATGAattcacaaaaaagaaaactgatatGGGagttaataatgataaaataattgaaaaagatgCTGCTATTATACGATGGTTTAAAACAATTACAATAAATGACATGAtgtctaataataatttgcttACTATATCAAACTGCTTATTAAGcgtagaaagaggaaaaataaagttaaatgGAATAACGTTATTAGATCCAATATTGTTTGTGGCCATGATaggaaaaaatttgttaaagaaGATCAACGATTGCGAAGATCAATtgaatacatatacagatcaacaaacatatacattaaCAAAATTGCTTGAAAAGTTATTATCAGATTTGTACACAAGCAGAAATTATTCAAGCAATGAACAACCATGTATAGTTCCTCAGTTTCGATCTCTCAtagaagaattaaagaaaatcgataaatctgaaaatatattgccttttatatttaatatcgctGTTACCATATTACGAAGTAAGAATCAATTGGAATATTTGGTGGAAGGATGCCGTTTTGTATgggattatattaaaataaatttgaaagaaacagGATATCAATTTTCAACTGAGAACAATTCTGctgataataacaaaataatggAACATCTTTTTATAACCATATTCGATGCAGTAGATTTGATGATTCAAGACTTTTTTAATGCACTTCAgcaatatatacacatgatgCGTAGGACGCATTAA
- the LOC122635716 gene encoding zinc finger protein 45-like, giving the protein MEVTTEEAQAVLLEGMEGAQYITIQRADGESMSKGVPLLTLNGELISEGMVVDMINAGVGTDYGAATQYYEADDLLPHELTEEDRKLAAALVAVQLQQQQKQQQLHSQSQHEDSALPDVSHLETLAPVNSYSIQTVPEPNPPTIYPTLQSFKRIGHNVKQEFINIKSEYDVNVSAESSEDTTPTPGPKRSLPHKKRIPRKLKQQTKKNSTKKDIGKTNQDSIAVEQRTEMQVHVFECELCGSRFSSQLKFFEHLKVHYEPVKQETRIAQATNTSITISVPETVQSLENTVIEEFSEPEDIMEGIRGVVEETAAHINDESESPLSTTNNESMLWAITDVTDHVHRDHVRTSTTTEQNLHEKEKTDIPQTAKKKKALKARKSNDELTCPQCDRSFHHKNSLVYHMRSHSGERPHQCEVCGKSFFAASALKVHKRLHSGDKPYKCEECGRHFRQWGDLKYHSTSIHSEQKQYQCEYCGKDFARKYSLIVHRRIHTGEKNYRCEYCNKTFRASSYLQNHRRIHTGEKPHPCTVCGKPFRVRSDMKRHMHTHSRGRSDRPLNRIMTGKNVEEDNDKGAQAKTIQDLVRDLKLEVEATGVVEIVPPDDNPESILPHAGGQTLEYTVTTTTDGNSERDPLEAVVRTTDNMQYFFM; this is encoded by the exons atggaGGTAACAACGGAAGAAGCTCAAGCTGTACTATTAGAAGGCATGGAAGGTGCTCAGTATATAACCATACAAAGAGCAGATGGAGAATCAATGAGTAAAGGGGTTCCTCTTTTAACATTAAATGGAGAATTAATTTCTGAAGGAATGGTCGTTGATATGATTAATGCTGGTGTTGGTACTGACTATGGAGCTGCTACGCAATATTATGAAGCTGACGATTTGTTGCCTCATGAATTAACAGAG GAAGATCGTAAGTTAGCTGCAGCTTTAGTTGCTGTTCAATTACAACAGCAACAAAAGCAACAACAACTTCATAGTCAATCGCAACATGAAGATTCAGCACTACCTGATGTTTCTCATTTGGAAACATTAGCACCTGTGAACAGTTATTCGATACAAACTGTGCCCGAACCAAATCCACCCACAATTTATCCAACTTTACAATCTTTTAAGAGAATAGGACATAATGTGAAACaggaatttataaatattaaaagcgAATACGATGTAAATGTATCGGCAGAAAGTAGCGAGGATACAACACCGACTCCTGGACCTAAACGTTCTTTACCTCATAAAAAACGTATTCCTCGTAAATTGAAACaacaaacaaagaagaattcaacaaaaaaagatattggtAAAACCAATCAAGATTCTATAGCTGTGGAACAAAGAACTGAAATGCAAGTTCATGTATTTGAGTGCGAATTATGCGGCTCTAGATTTAGTAGCCAACTGAAATTTTTTGAACATTTGAAG GTACATTATGAACCAGTAAAACAAGAGACTAGAATAGCTCAAGCAACAAATACTAGTATCACAATATCAGTGCCAGAAACGGTACAAAGCCTAGAAAACACTGTGATAGAAGAATTTAGTGAACCCGAAGATATTATGGAAGGAATCAGAGGTGTAG TGGAAGAAACTGCAGCCCATATTAACGATGAATCGGAATCACCATTATCCACTACAAACAATGAATCCATGTTGTGGGCTATAACTGATGTTACTGATCATGTACACAGGGACCATGTTAGAACGTCTACTACTACTGAACAAAATTtacacgaaaaagaaaagactgaTATCCCACAgacagcaaaaaaaaagaaagctttgAAAGCTCGAAAATCAA atgATGAATTAACGTGTCCTCAATGCGATCGATCATTTCATCATAAGAATAGTCTTGTTTATCACATGAGATCGCACAGTGGTGAAAGACCGCATCAATGTGAAGTCTGCGGCAAGAGTTTTTTTGCTGCTAGCGCATTGAAG GTACATAAGCGCCTTCATAGCGGTGATAAGCCATATAAATGCGAGGAATGCGGTCGTCATTTTAGACAATGGGGTGATCTTAAATATCATTCAACCAGTATTCATTCAGAACAAAAACAATATCAATGTGAATATTGTGGTAAAGATTTTGcacgaaaatattctttaattgTCCATAGACGTATTCATACAGGTGAAAAGAATTATCGTTGTGAATACTGTAATAAGACATTTAGAGCAAGTAGTTACTTACAAAATCATCGTCGTATACATACGGGTGAGAAGCCACATCCTTGTACAGTTTGTGGAAAACCATTTAGAGTACGAAGCGATATGAAAAGGCATATGCATACACATTCTCGAGGAAGATCTGACAGGCCTTTAAACAGAATAATGACAGGGAAAAATGTGGAAGAAGATAATGACAAAGGTGCGCAAGCTAAAACTATTCAGGATCTTGTAAGAGATTTAAAACTTGAGGTAGAAGCAACCGGAGTTGTAGAAATTGTTCCACCGGATGATAATCCTGAAAGTATTTTGCCACATGCTGGTGGACAAACTCTGGAATATACTGTAACGACAACCACAGATGGCAATTCTGAAAGAGATCCTTTAGAAGCCGTTGTTCGTACAACtgataatat gcaatacttttttatgtaa
- the LOC122635712 gene encoding Bardet-Biedl syndrome 7 protein homolog isoform X3 — MKKGELQALFKSLPGPKINKMILGGSMETARDKIFVAYGNSVKGFTKKGKLFLDFDTSLLDPISALYVLGPNLAACARDLYHRYYDCKDADSYLAGEILHDVVLLPGDNSMVYAILACGDCAVRVLHGTMRPTVLRLPSIPTVLAVYREKEVESTERILLGTIDGRVGLLNLQGNKTLRITWLINSMGSEVTSLDTFELQDGMDILIGRQDGIVEVFTFPDEDTSPCLRYRYNAGESISTVIGGIIGAIGYPEVLVTTYSGRIFGLTTKPPGLLEAGQSDTVIAKLKLEIHQLEEKLVEERETTNFTADPLAPLILAVKHRMALHEEDASYSLSVELDTSIDNILIQSNTPIVLLDVENNSAVVSLSMCNPKEGNFVLATYRCQINTNRLEMRLRTIEGQPGTLQIYVTSQVQPKCCRRISIPIYALSLHKRQHIDDADTLPEGPFNELRLSGSFTIAEMHAWLSLVLPDVPERPHLYENDAILTYKSSFIGTILKCRYKLVFNGFQFVIDISFISSFNYRKGNAIFSGENISSIIILRDILTREATKRKIKLEVFCDVAVGSISRVLELIRPQLDAVHELIEKIKILDVLEEFELKTNPKENLCSQYQDLIANEQNIRSQLAKDPEILNRLHGVITDLYVDWERAKGARRINSKFAAEKLNDSLESRDFLQLLQIFTGNAIPT, encoded by the exons ATGAAGAAAGGAGAATTACAAGCATTATTCAAATCTCTACCTGGaccaaaaattaataaaatgattcttGGAGGTTCTATGGAAACTGcgagagataaaatttttgttgcCTATGGAAATTCTGTTAAAGGTTTTacaaaaaaagggaaattGTTTTTGGATTTTGATACGAGTCTGTTAGATCCTATTTCTGCTTT ATATGTGCTTGGTCCAAATCTAGCAGCTTGTGCTCGTGATCTTTATCATAGATATTACGATTGTAAAGATGCAGATTCATATTTAGCCGGAGAGATATTACACGATGTTGTACTCTTACCTGGTGACAATTCTATGGTATATGCTATTCTTGCTTGTGGGGATTGTGCA GTACGTGTTTTACATGGTACTATGAGACCAACAGTTTTAAGATTGCCAAGTATTCCGACGGTGCTTGCCGTATATAG GGAAAAAGAAGTGGAATCAACAGAACGTATTTTGTTAGGAACTATTGATGGTAGAGTTGGTTTACTAAATCTTCAAGGCAACAAAACGTTGAGAATTACTTGGTTAATTAATTCTATGGGATCTGAAGTTACTTCTTTGGACACATTTGAATTACAAGATGGCATGGATATACTTATTGGACGACAAGATGGAATCGTTGAAGTCTTTACATTTCCAGATGAAGATACATCACCGTGTCTACGTTATcgttat aacGCTGGTGAAAGTATTAGCACTGTTATTGGAGGAATTATTGGTGCTATTGGTTATCCTGAAGTTCTTGTTACTACTTACTCTGGTCGAATATTTGGTCTAACTACTAAACCTCCTGGCCTTTTAGAAGCTGGACAAAGCGATACTGTTATAGCAAAATTGAAACTTGAAATACACCAATTGGAAGAAAAACTTGTtgaggaaagagaaactaCTAACTTCACAGCTGATCCTTTAGCACCTTTAATATTGGCTGTGAAACATAG aaTGGCTTTACACGAAGAAGATGCATCATATTCACTTTCAGTAGAATTGGATACATCAAtagataatattcttatacaATCGAACACGCCAATAGTTTTATTAGatgtagaaaataatagtGCAGTTGTAAGTTTATCTATGTGCAATCCAAAGGAAGGAAACTTTGTACTTGCTACGTATAGATGtcaa atcaaCACCAATCGCCTCGAAATGAgattacgaacgatcgaaggcCAACCAGGTACCTTACAAATTTATGTTACGTCACAG GTGCAGCCAAAATGTTGTCGTAGAATATCAATACCTATATATGCTTTATCTTTACATAAAAGACAACACATAGACGATGCAGATACATTACCAGAAGGACCTTTCAACGAATTAAGATTGAGCGGTAGTTTTACGATTGCCGAG ATGCATGCGTGGCTTTCTCTCGTATTACCTGACGTTCCTGAAAGACCTCACTTATATGAAAACGACGCTATCTTAACCtataaatcttcttttatcgGAACAATATTGAAGTGTAGATATAAGTTAGTTTTTAATGGTTTTCAATTtgttatagatatatctttcatttcttcatttAATTACAGAAAAGGAAATGCGATATTTTCGGGAGAAAATATATCAAGTATTATAATACTCAGAGATATACTTACAAGGGAAGCTACGAAACGAAAGATCAAGTTAGAAGTATTTTgtg ATGTTGCTGTTGGAAGTATCTCTAGAGTATTGGAACTTATACGACCTCAATTAGATGCTGTCCatgaattaattgaaaaaattaagattttaGATGTTCTTGAAGAATTTGAATTAAAGACAaatccaaaagaaaatttgtgttCACAGTATCAAGATTTAATTGCAAATGAACAAAATATTAGATCACAATTGGCAAAGGATCCTGAAATTTTGAACAGATTACATGGTGTAATAACAGATTTATATGTTGACTGGGAACGAGCAAAAGGAGCTCGAAG aaTTAACAGTAAATTTGCAgcagaaaaattaaatgattcaCTCGAATCAAGAGACTTTCTTCaacttttacaaatttttacggGTAACGCTATTCCCACGTGA